Part of the Babylonia areolata isolate BAREFJ2019XMU chromosome 4, ASM4173473v1, whole genome shotgun sequence genome, ctacTGTGCACTCTCAaagggatgtgtttgtgtgcagtgtggggtgtgtgtgtttaaatgtctgtctgtgtgtttgtgtgcatgtgtgatcaaaaccaacaatgcagcagtctggtgcgatgttccaataacaaGTTGTATCTAATGACTTCAAGACCTGCTTCAgttttaattgtcaacatgtacccaaaacagtcgttcgcaattagacttgcccgttcgcatttaccctcaggcagccgtgccatttcaaacgtcgacaaaacgttgaaaagaatgagcagatgaacttttcctggtgcaaccagttggagaaagccttcgacttgaaaacaaaaaaaacaacacaaaaactgcGTTTGACAATCGTACGACATCTTATCTTTACCggcagtacacacgttgagctggttgcttcgactggatcgttcgcaataacccatacctaccctactcgTCACAGCATttataaagtcatatgcactaaTGATACCACTTTGATTCCTTGAAATAATAAACACGTTTCTCCGCATGAAATAAACTTCATCTAAGTGAGGGAAACCATTTAACACACTTTAACACATTTATTTGAAATGGTTAACCATAATTGCAACGCATGCACATCCGCccgcccgcccacacacacacacacacacaatcaattttCAAGCTTTGAGTCTtttagtttcattttttttcctatttatttatagtctgttcatctaagatgatgatattagactgacatTTAGTTTCAGTATTCCAAAAGATCACTTCTCCATCCATATTTGGAAAACCAAGCATGACAGTGATCAAAGCATAAAACATTTaattcggggttttttttctccttttttggtgGCTTCGAGTTTAGTTAGAAGCATTTTTGTGATGTTTTTAacatgtggcagtgtgtgtgtgtgtgtgtgatcgtgtgtgtatgtgtgtgtgtttgtgtgtgcgtgtttgtgtgtgtgtgtgtgtgtgtgtgtgtgcagaggagtaCTACAAGAAGCCCCTGGTGGAGGAGGTGTCCACCAACGGACGACCCAAACCCACGTCCACACCCAAAAGAGAGCACCGCAGGGACAGCAACTCTtcggcccaccaccaccacccttcctcctccccatccacctccacaGCTCAGCCCGCCAACGGCCCCACCCCGGGTACCTCAGAGCCccccagacagcagcagcagcagcagcatcagcagcagtgtcCGAGGAACGGCCTAGCTGTCAACGCTGTGGGCGGGATTTCCACTACCCCGGACATTTACCTCACCCCGTCCAGCTCCGCCAGCGAGAGGCCCCAGCCAATCATCGTGCTGCAAGAGGCGCCCATCACTGTCAATCATTCCGAGACCCCGCCCGCCCCGTCACGCGCCCTCATGAACGCGCGCACACGCCACGAGAAGATCCTGCAGCGGCAGATGTCGGACAACGAGTTGTCACCCTTCATCCTGACGCACCAGCAGTTGGAGGCCATCGTGATTCACGACGCCCCGGTGCTGTCACGGCCCCCACGGCCCCCCGCTGCCGACGACCCCGACCCCGGCCTGGCCCCGCTGCCCAAGTCTTGAGCACCGCTGGCTGCGAGGCTGTATGGGAAGACCTGTGTCAGCTGGGACCAGACTGTGTGGGAGCCATGGACCCCGTCTTTGCCCCAGGCGTGGAGGTCATTGAAAGACCTGTGTTTGCTGTGACCAGACTGTAGGAGCCACGGACCCGGTCTTCAGTTTGCTCCAAGCGTGGAGGTCTGTGAATGATCTGTATCTCCTGGGGCCAGACTATGGAGGAGCCGCAGACCCCGTCTTTGCTTCAAACGTGGaggtctgtgaagacgtgcgtcagCGTGACCTAGCTTGTCCTTATGGATCCCCGACACAGGAGACGGACGTCAGCGTTGTTCCTTCAGCCAGGTCCACAGGTGTGTGTCCTGACCACACCTGGCCCCTCACCATGTACATACCACACACCCGACCTGAACTGTACTCAAGCCGCCAGACGTGACGTGAAAGCTGCCATTGTAGCCTCACCAGACCTTGCCTTTTGTTTGTCATGGGCACGATGGATCCCAGTTTTGCTGCTTTATCCAGAATCTGAGGTCGGGTTTTGTTTGGAAGGCTGCCTCCTGCTCTGACCAAGTgctactttccctgtcttcattcGTTTTTATTTTCTCAGAGAGGTGGATCCTCACTTAACCTGTTGACCCAAGTGGTGATGTGTGACGTTGGAAGGCTGCTGATCTGAGCCCAGTGCAGGTCCTGTGTGTCAGCAACAAGGCAGAGACCCCAGCCATGTTTCCCTGTCAAGTTCTGAGCTGTCCTTTGGCAGGTCcttttcaccccccaccctcccccggcgTTAAGTGTGGCTGTGAGACAGAACCAGCTTGGCTCATAATATTATATCAGATTCATGAACTCTTCCCAGTTGGAATGCTTCTGTCAGGTCTGACCAAACGTCGCCTTCTTCTGAACCTTCAGAGTTAAACTTCtcgacttcaacaacaacaacaataagacatTTCGCGAAATTATGGAAGAGAAATTTTCTCCAAGAAATGCCCTGGAACAACTGCCACTTTCATAGATGTCACGAACTACCTGTGGTTTCCATTTGGCTGTAACATATTTTTAATCATGACGTTGAAAAGTGTATTTTTTCCCATATTCATCTAAGTCAGTCTTTCCTACCCAACCACTGTATTGGATTTCCCACGATGAGTATTGGAGACAGACTTGTACAGTGTGACGGCACTTTGCCACCTTACCTATTATCACCATAGTACCAccacacgttttttttgtttgtttttttgttgttgttttttacattcaAACCTTCTCCACAACTTTGGACCAAAAACTGTGTACCGTTTTCAAACTTCTTTACGGTTCTCATTTTAAAGGCTTATTTATGTACATCTTTTTTTCACCACATTTTGCCTTCCAGTCTGAactattttttgttattattcagAGACATTTGTTCAGCATATTCATGATCAGTTGGGAGGgtttgcaggcccgctttcgtggtggacttttcgtcgcttgcagagcgaaaGGTATGTCATATGGCGTTCATGGGCAACCCACCATCATAACTAGCTGTTCTGAGTTTGCACTgtctttgttcggacaacttctCGGCAAATTTATacatggatcagttcgaatatgtAATGGTAGAGATATGACAAGAAAAacgctcaaaaaacaaaaacaaagaagactaaTGCAAATGATGGATGTAgtttaaaaccaaatatatcatgTAAATTTgcaaaaaatagtcaccgaaaatgttaaAGGTCCTTTCGttagaacagcgatttccacgacgaaattttagcctttcggtgacctggaaaaagaggaaaaggagacGAGCATGCGCACACAATTCTCGCTTGAAATAATTGGGGAACCTCCACGAAAACGAGACGAATGTGTGCCTGCAAACTCTCCCTACTGACTTTTTCGCGCCAATACAGCACTATTTCTTGTGTCTCGGAGAAGAGGCTGTTTTTGTGAGAACTGCTGAATTCACAAGAATTCACAATGGCGTCTGCTAAAGTTGATCAGTATGCCACGGCggcctgtcctgtctgttctgctgtgtgtGGACGCCGTCAtggcctgttgtctgtctgctagATGGGCTGCTAGTTGTGTGGACTCCGAAACCTACCGTTCCATTGGCTAGTAAGGTGTAAGCGGTCCATTTCTCCTCACCAAACCACGCAACAGTTAGCACCAGAGGATACTGATAGGACGGTTCACCTATCTCCACCAAACAACACGACAGTTAGCACCAaaggatactgatactgataggacGGTTCATCTATCTTTCTCAAACAGCATGACAGTTAGCACCAAAGGATACTGATAGCACTGTTCATCTATCTCCACCAAACAACACGACAGTTAGCACCAAAGGATACTGATAGCACTGTTCATCTATCTCCACCAAACAACACGACAGTTAGCACcagatgatactgatactgataggacGGTTCATCTATCTTTCTCAAACAGCATGACAGCACCAGATGATACTGATAGGACGGTTCATCTATCTCCACCAAACAACACGACAGTTAGCACCAgatggtactgatactgataggacGGTTCATCTATCTTTCTCAAACAACATGACAGTTAGCACCAGATGATACTGATAGGACGGTTCATCTATCTCTGCCAAACAACACGACAGTTAGCACCAGATGATATTGACAGGACGGTCCAATTCTTCTATACGACAGTATTAACATCACGGGAGGACCATGATCACTGTAACCAGACCCAACCAGGCAGTCCCAACTTACGACACAACACGAATATCCGGTCTGCTTAGTTTATATCGTCATAATTCAGATGTTTGTTTGCCGTTTTGTTCAATTACACTTTGATCCaggccttctcttttttttcttcgattttttttttacaatttgacAGAAGTGCTTTTATTCGTTGTTTATGTAATTTTGGTGACTTATTCTGTATTTGAAAGATATTTATTGTTAGATATGAACTGGGAAGTTTCCCGTGAACCTCTGACCATTGTCCTGCAATAAACAACCACCGAACACTGTGACTGTGAAGGACGTCCAGTAAACTGCCCCCTTAACCtcgccgcccccacccacccgcactcCCGCCCACCACCTTCACTGACCTGCCGTGGACACTCCGCCCCTCGTGTGCCTTGCTGCTGTGAAGGAAACAATGGCCATTCATCCACcaagggattggggggtggggggaatcactGTCTCTACAGTGGGTGGACACAGACATGGAGCAGATGTTTTAATGGGGGAACTATTGATCCCTCGGCAAagctcacacactctctgtggtGACACTACTGTTGGACTGCCGTGAACCCTCAGTTGCTCTGACTGTGGCTGGGAAGTGACGACAACTGAAGGCTGTGTGTGTCATAAGTGAGAGACCTCCACTGACatggcagtgtgctgtgtgtacggCGCGGTGTGACTGGTCAGAAATATGGTAAAAAGAGAAACAGTTCAACTGGCGGACTGACAAGCTGCTGATTCCAAATAactatgtatgtctttcttttaTCGCTTTCTCGTGGCTGTTAATCATGAATTACGTCTTACACGTCTTACATTGTTGCATTGCCAATGTCTCCATTGTTTGATTATGAACATTTTATGTCAGATGTTCTTTTGGTCCAATTATAAACGTTTTGATACATATACATGTCCTGCATGCAAGTCCCtcacccactgtctctctcctttggCTCACTTGTCATCACTGTGCCTGATACATGGATGTTGTTGTAATGGCCAACATCACGTGACTCTCTGCATGTGACGGCCACACATGTTCACCCCAGCTAAACTGCTCAGTTCAGAGAGTTGCCATTGGAAACGCTCAGTTCTTCTCCGTGTATTCCTTGATCTCAAATCCCAGGCCTTGTTTTGAAAACTGAACTTTGTGTGCACCCCTCTCGTGTCCTCTGTTTCTGCAGACGTTTTATTTCCCTTAGAGTGAATATATATAAAACGCCTCTTTCTTGAGATGTACA contains:
- the LOC143281156 gene encoding uncharacterized protein LOC143281156 yields the protein MQVVYSGGSSTPSPSPRLQRKSYTGVSGYGRPVMPGYLMGTHPHPHPHPHPHPHPHHHPPVSSRTSREKVGGGEGERSLRDSIPAMNRPVAVTCLLLNIVVPGLGTLVSGLTVLCGSQVRPKGASRGSVVWTNTGVALLQFFLTFLLLLGWIWSIMWGTAFLSISKEYYKKPLVEEVSTNGRPKPTSTPKREHRRDSNSSAHHHHPSSSPSTSTAQPANGPTPGTSEPPRQQQQQQHQQQCPRNGLAVNAVGGISTTPDIYLTPSSSASERPQPIIVLQEAPITVNHSETPPAPSRALMNARTRHEKILQRQMSDNELSPFILTHQQLEAIVIHDAPVLSRPPRPPAADDPDPGLAPLPKS